GAGCGTAATGCCCCAGAATACTGATGCGTGCGTGCTATCTTGCCAAAACCAAACCGGATTTTCGAGCATAGTTTCACGGAATCCTTGAATGACATAATAAAGTGGATTCAATTTCATAACAGCTGACAGAATATAGGGGAACATTGGCGAGTCAACGGAAATAATAACACCCGAGACCCACATTCCAACCCGTAATGCGGCATTATAAGCATTATAAAAGTCAGGAATCAAAACGGTAACCGTTGAAGTAACCAATGATAGGGCGTATAAGAAAACCACCATCGCTACGAAATAATACCCAAATTGCAGCCAGTACATGCTTGGACGTACATCCATAAACAACATCCCGGCTAATACTAACGATAACATCGTAAAGTAACGGCGAAATTCACCAACAATTGAGATCATTGGAATAGCTGACAACGAAAAATTCATGCGCGAAAGCATGGCCACCTGACTTTGAATGCTCTTTGCCGAC
This is a stretch of genomic DNA from Weissella soli. It encodes these proteins:
- a CDS encoding ABC transporter permease, whose translation is MRDVIQIIKELIGSWRVVYRIAKYDNSQIYANNYLGDFWHFADPLLQIGIMVLMFAVRGGDQSNEHASGLIGYVTWITVGMVTFFFMQTAMLKSAKSIQSQVAMLSRMNFSLSAIPMISIVGEFRRYFTMLSLVLAGMLFMDVRPSMYWLQFGYYFVAMVVFLYALSLVTSTVTVLIPDFYNAYNAALRVGMWVSGVIISVDSPMFPYILSAVMKLNPLYYVIQGFRETMLENPVWFWQDSTHASVFWGITLMMLIGGAHIHIRFRNRFMDLV